Proteins from one Deltaproteobacteria bacterium genomic window:
- a CDS encoding uroporphyrinogen decarboxylase family protein: MATGRELFNAFLNDEPLSRPVFVPMIRGLLSRVENMPMEQLMNDPTLWANALVKTHKLFRFDGVVVGLDFTLMAEACGCGISWKDDRPVAAHPEKVLFEKPEETGRMKHALEAASRVFEVSRNEQACIAAMTGPLTLADMLFGRGHGVEHLGEVKQLMVPVAEAFCKTGPDVLIFMEGRSLASEKISLAHKKIYNTLRNITGYYDVKAGLYVQKYDPSQVDRFSSLKMDLYVLGPSSDGSLPEVSRIWDLGVGALGVGLGLPLDDLETAARLVREGRELYETTGGRGIFFTSLGPTTRNVKMETLHKIVQEFFH, translated from the coding sequence ATGGCCACGGGTAGGGAGCTTTTCAACGCTTTCTTGAACGACGAACCGCTGTCCAGACCGGTCTTTGTCCCTATGATCCGCGGACTTTTGTCCAGGGTCGAAAACATGCCCATGGAACAGCTCATGAACGATCCGACGCTCTGGGCCAATGCGTTGGTCAAGACCCACAAACTGTTTCGATTCGACGGCGTCGTGGTGGGGCTTGACTTCACGCTCATGGCCGAAGCCTGCGGTTGCGGCATATCATGGAAGGATGATCGGCCGGTTGCCGCACACCCGGAAAAGGTGCTTTTTGAAAAGCCGGAAGAAACAGGGCGGATGAAACATGCCTTGGAGGCAGCGTCCAGGGTGTTTGAGGTCAGCCGGAACGAGCAGGCATGCATCGCGGCAATGACCGGCCCCTTGACCCTGGCGGATATGCTGTTTGGACGCGGGCATGGTGTCGAACATCTGGGAGAAGTGAAACAGTTGATGGTTCCTGTTGCCGAAGCCTTTTGCAAGACAGGTCCCGATGTGCTCATATTCATGGAAGGCCGCTCCCTGGCTTCGGAAAAAATCAGCCTTGCCCACAAGAAGATCTACAACACCCTCAGGAACATCACCGGTTATTACGACGTGAAAGCCGGGCTTTATGTCCAGAAATATGATCCGTCCCAGGTGGATCGGTTCAGTTCCCTCAAAATGGACCTTTATGTGCTGGGTCCTTCAAGTGATGGAAGTCTGCCGGAGGTCTCGCGCATATGGGATCTGGGAGTGGGGGCGCTTGGCGTGGGTCTGGGCCTGCCGCTGGACGATCTGGAGACGGCAGCCAGACTTGTTCGGGAAGGCCGGGAGTTGTATGAAACCACCGGTGGGCGCGGTATCTTTTTCACCAGCCTGGGACCGACGACTCGGAATGTGAAAATGGAAACGCTTCATAAAATAGTTCAAGAATTTTTTCACTGA
- a CDS encoding acetone carboxylase subunit gamma, which translates to MKVRITEYLEIDLDQEKWCCQRCGHALIGARENYKRGCLVAEKPFEEVHPPLVEGKEYSFSPDPNYCRLLEFYCPACGVVIENEYLPPGHPITHDIELDVDALKKRHGV; encoded by the coding sequence ATGAAAGTAAGAATCACCGAGTATCTGGAGATCGATCTGGACCAGGAAAAATGGTGCTGCCAGCGTTGCGGCCACGCACTTATCGGGGCTCGGGAGAACTACAAAAGAGGGTGCCTTGTGGCGGAAAAGCCCTTTGAGGAAGTCCACCCGCCCCTGGTGGAAGGAAAAGAATACAGCTTTTCACCGGACCCCAATTACTGCCGCCTTCTGGAGTTTTACTGCCCTGCCTGCGGCGTCGTCATCGAAAATGAGTACCTGCCGCCGGGGCATCCCATTACCCATGATATTGAGCTGGACGTGGATGCACTCAAAAAACGGCACGGGGTGTAG
- a CDS encoding hydantoinase/oxoprolinase family protein, giving the protein MGYTIDIDTGGTFTDGFFVSGDRVEPVKVPTSPHDLTICFLECIKAGAEKFGMAVEALLYETDIIRFSNTIGTNAIIQRDGSRLGLLLTEGHEKEAPYGEGDGKRPLVDPEMILTIQEEMSSNGEIVRAPDKKAVMAGAQKLIDRGARCLLVALANSDANPEHERFVRKAIKEEYPRDFLGSVPVFLSSDISTRKGEGERINAAVLNAYIHGKLVNMLYKAGEDLRRRMYRKNLLIVHNNHAVARVAKTRAINTYNSGPAAGLMGARVTGSAYGTDQIISADMGGTSFDLGYVQQGQVSYTLKPDVEGFKVNVPMVEIRAVGAGGGSIASVQEGVLRVGPQSAGALPGPVCFDLGGMEPTVTDADLLLGTFDPDYFLGGTMKLNREKAYGQMADKIAKPLDIPVEAAAAAVKETIDQAMGRELLAIRKKLKGEGEPLLVVYGGAGPAHCCASAEVAGIKKIVITPFSAVFSAYASSGMDVGHIYYARANMPFHEKSDLSSLGETLAKLKNEAARDIRGEGFAFEDMKLSLELMVEGNEGGDEIKFGADFDSFLSPEGLRTAVSEARQLLGSNGNGFDGDLKLNTVSLLAQAETPHFEVQEILRAQTDVSSAKKSIRSVFLDRKKGFEDIPVYDRVLLTHGHSISGPALVESEQTTILVATGWRMTVDKFNNALLEEVSAS; this is encoded by the coding sequence ATGGGGTATACGATTGACATTGACACGGGCGGCACCTTCACCGACGGGTTTTTTGTTTCAGGGGACCGGGTCGAACCTGTGAAAGTGCCCACTTCACCGCACGATTTGACCATCTGTTTTCTGGAGTGCATCAAGGCGGGCGCTGAAAAGTTCGGTATGGCGGTGGAGGCCCTTCTGTATGAAACGGATATCATCCGGTTTTCAAACACCATCGGTACCAACGCCATCATTCAGAGGGATGGCAGCCGCTTGGGTCTGCTGTTGACCGAAGGGCACGAAAAAGAGGCGCCTTACGGTGAGGGCGACGGAAAGAGACCGCTGGTGGATCCGGAAATGATTCTGACGATTCAGGAGGAAATGTCTTCCAATGGAGAAATCGTGCGTGCACCGGACAAAAAAGCCGTCATGGCCGGGGCCCAGAAACTCATAGACCGCGGTGCTCGATGTCTGTTGGTGGCGCTGGCCAATTCCGATGCCAATCCGGAGCATGAACGGTTCGTTCGGAAAGCCATCAAGGAGGAATACCCCAGAGATTTCCTGGGCTCCGTACCGGTTTTTCTCTCTTCTGATATCTCCACCCGAAAAGGGGAAGGGGAGCGAATTAATGCCGCGGTGCTGAACGCCTACATTCACGGCAAGTTGGTGAACATGCTATACAAAGCGGGGGAAGACCTTCGAAGGAGAATGTACCGGAAAAACCTGCTCATCGTTCACAACAACCATGCCGTTGCCAGGGTTGCCAAGACCCGTGCCATCAATACCTATAATTCGGGACCGGCGGCTGGGCTCATGGGGGCTCGGGTGACGGGATCGGCCTACGGCACGGATCAGATCATTTCCGCGGACATGGGCGGAACGTCTTTTGATCTGGGTTATGTGCAGCAGGGCCAGGTCAGTTACACGCTAAAGCCGGATGTGGAAGGTTTCAAGGTGAATGTCCCCATGGTGGAGATCAGGGCCGTGGGCGCCGGCGGCGGATCCATTGCATCGGTTCAGGAAGGAGTCCTTCGCGTGGGACCGCAATCCGCCGGGGCGCTTCCGGGGCCTGTTTGCTTTGACCTGGGCGGCATGGAACCCACCGTGACGGATGCGGACCTTCTGCTGGGGACTTTCGACCCGGATTATTTCTTAGGGGGGACCATGAAGCTGAACCGCGAAAAAGCCTACGGTCAGATGGCGGATAAAATCGCAAAACCGCTGGATATCCCCGTTGAAGCGGCCGCCGCCGCGGTGAAGGAGACCATAGACCAGGCCATGGGCCGGGAACTATTGGCGATCCGGAAAAAATTGAAAGGAGAAGGGGAGCCGCTCCTGGTCGTATACGGCGGTGCCGGCCCGGCCCATTGTTGCGCTTCGGCGGAAGTTGCGGGGATCAAAAAGATCGTCATCACCCCCTTTTCGGCTGTTTTCTCGGCATATGCCTCTTCCGGGATGGACGTGGGACACATTTACTATGCGAGGGCAAACATGCCTTTTCATGAAAAAAGTGACCTTTCGAGCTTGGGTGAAACGCTCGCAAAACTCAAAAATGAAGCGGCTCGCGATATTCGGGGCGAGGGTTTTGCTTTTGAAGATATGAAACTCTCCCTGGAACTCATGGTGGAAGGGAATGAAGGCGGCGATGAAATAAAGTTCGGTGCGGACTTCGATTCTTTTCTATCACCAGAGGGTTTAAGGACCGCTGTTTCCGAGGCGCGCCAGCTGCTGGGAAGCAACGGCAACGGATTTGACGGTGATTTGAAACTCAATACGGTCAGTCTCTTGGCCCAGGCGGAAACCCCCCATTTTGAGGTACAAGAAATCCTCAGGGCCCAAACGGATGTGTCGTCAGCGAAAAAGAGTATTCGATCCGTGTTTCTGGACCGAAAAAAAGGGTTCGAGGACATTCCTGTATATGACCGCGTGCTGCTTACCCACGGCCACAGCATATCCGGTCCCGCGCTGGTTGAATCGGAGCAGACCACGATTCTGGTGGCAACTGGTTGGCGAATGACGGTGGACAAATTTAATAATGCCCTTTTGGAGGAGGTGAGCGCGTCATGA
- a CDS encoding TetR family transcriptional regulator: MNDPNNTKEKVIRCAIDLFATKGFRGTSIRDIASAMGMSISNIYHYFGSKEGLLLAILQHSSEDLVKELREAAQLDIPPMERFRKLIETHVRLSERYNNEAKIFFLDEEHLSEEGAKVNRHIQRQIYGFYKQVLRELEDAGLIQYRSIKVLAFNIFGIINWQFRWYRSDGSLSMEEIREEIVSFIMNGVLAGAWAQGNGEDVS; the protein is encoded by the coding sequence ATGAACGATCCGAACAACACAAAGGAAAAGGTCATCAGGTGCGCCATCGATCTTTTCGCCACCAAGGGCTTTCGGGGTACCTCCATCCGGGATATCGCCAGTGCCATGGGAATGAGCATTTCCAATATTTACCACTACTTCGGGAGCAAGGAAGGCTTGCTCCTGGCCATCCTGCAACATTCATCCGAAGATCTGGTGAAAGAACTCAGGGAAGCCGCGCAACTGGATATCCCTCCCATGGAACGGTTCAGGAAACTGATTGAGACCCATGTCAGGCTCTCCGAACGCTACAATAATGAGGCCAAGATTTTCTTTCTGGACGAGGAACACCTCTCTGAAGAAGGGGCGAAGGTCAACCGCCATATTCAACGTCAAATCTACGGATTTTACAAACAGGTTCTGCGGGAACTGGAGGATGCGGGGCTCATCCAATATAGGAGCATCAAGGTCCTGGCATTCAATATCTTCGGCATCATTAACTGGCAGTTTCGCTGGTACCGTTCAGACGGTTCCCTGTCCATGGAAGAAATCAGAGAGGAGATTGTTTCTTTCATCATGAACGGGGTGTTGGCGGGCGCATGGGCCCAGGGTAACGGAGAAGACGTTTCATAG
- a CDS encoding methyltransferase domain-containing protein: protein MRNALIHMNVLIRIGMAGLIWVAGTSCASRMIEMEGHRVFNPEYTWYLESEDRDRWQKPDQVIEALQIPEGAVIADIGAGGGYFTERFSNQVGKRGHVYAVDVQDVMIGLLKKRVKDRNLENVTVIKGKFETPMLPCHAMDIAFFSSVYKEIDDRIQYMKEVRRSLKPGGQVAIIEFYRDRGLLGPELADRLSETQVIDEMRSAGFVLIQRFDFLPKEYFLLFCVADAS, encoded by the coding sequence GTGAGAAATGCTTTGATACATATGAATGTGCTGATACGGATTGGGATGGCCGGACTGATATGGGTTGCCGGGACCTCATGCGCGTCCAGGATGATCGAGATGGAAGGGCATCGGGTCTTCAATCCGGAATACACCTGGTATCTCGAGTCAGAGGACCGGGACCGATGGCAGAAGCCCGACCAGGTCATCGAGGCCCTCCAGATCCCCGAAGGCGCTGTAATCGCCGATATAGGCGCCGGCGGCGGTTATTTTACCGAGCGTTTCTCAAACCAGGTGGGCAAGCGCGGACATGTGTACGCGGTGGATGTTCAGGACGTTATGATCGGGCTGCTGAAAAAAAGGGTCAAAGACCGTAACCTGGAAAACGTGACGGTCATCAAAGGGAAATTTGAAACCCCCATGCTCCCCTGCCACGCGATGGATATCGCCTTTTTTTCGAGCGTATATAAGGAAATTGACGACCGTATCCAATATATGAAAGAGGTGCGCAGGTCCCTTAAGCCGGGCGGGCAGGTGGCCATTATCGAATTTTACAGAGACCGCGGGCTCCTTGGACCTGAACTTGCGGACCGCCTCTCCGAAACCCAGGTCATTGATGAAATGAGAAGCGCGGGGTTTGTCCTGATCCAGCGGTTTGACTTCCTTCCCAAGGAATATTTCTTGCTGTTCTGCGTGGCTGACGCATCTTGA